Proteins encoded in a region of the Triticum dicoccoides isolate Atlit2015 ecotype Zavitan chromosome 3A, WEW_v2.0, whole genome shotgun sequence genome:
- the LOC119268383 gene encoding ABC transporter G family member 10-like, which yields MASPRETVVTPAMSLGKTGTGRRRPRYRLETRALSYVLPARGVGLSSFLRGGKGERLLLRSVTCEAAPGEVVAIVGPSGAGKTTLLSVLAGSADPARVLTGAVLVNGCPMDAARFRRVSGHVPQDDALFPMLTVEESLLYSARLRLRAAPGAAEARARELMAELGLRHVAHSRVASVSGGERRRVSIGVDLVHDPAVLLLDEPTSGLDSGSALHIVKMLRDMATAHGKTVVLTIHQPGFRILELLDRVVLLADGAVRHHGSLPFLEARLAGSGHSIPAHVNVLEYAMETIDTLKPDVVIATALTYQDVAAPVPSPSSSSARRAAYANSAAAEVCILSGRFVKTVLRTPQLFAARMVQSAVVGVFLGTIFLGTTDLQSRLGFFAFNLTFVLSSTTEGLPVFLQERRILERETTRGAYRVSSYVASNAAVFLPFLLAAALLYATPVYWLVGLAREPASFAYFALVIWLVMLTANSFTACLSALAPNYIVGNSLIAGFIGCFFLFSGYFVASKDIPQYWVFMHYISLFKYPFEALIVNEYGGARGGQECLASAPGGGMCVLDGTMLLRQQGMRESMRWSNLGVMLGFVVGYRVLCFVFLWYRCHRMRR from the coding sequence ATGGCGTCTCCGAGGGAGACAGTGGTGACGCCGGCGATGTCGCTGGGCAAGACGGGGACCGGGCGCCGGAGGCCGAGGTACCGGCTCGAGACGAGGGCTCTGTCTTACGTCCTTCCGGCGCGCGGCGTCGGACTGTCGTCCTTCTTGCGGGGCGGCAAGGGCGAGCGGCTGCTGCTGAGGAGCGTCACATGCGAGGCGGCCCCCGGGGAGGTGGTGGCCATCGTGGGGCCGAGCGGGGCGGGCAAGACCACGCTGCTCTCGGTGCTGGCGGGGTCGGCGGACCCGGCCAGGGTGCTCACCGGCGCGGTGCTGGTGAACGGCTGCCCCATGGACGCCGCGCGCTTCCGCCGGGTGTCCGGCCACGTGCCGCAGGACGACGCGCTCTTCCCGATGCTCACCGTCGAGGAGTCGCTGCTCTACAGCGCGCGCCTGCGGCTGCGCGCCGCGCCGGGCGCCGCGGAGGCGCGGGCCAGGGAGCTCATGGCCGAGCTCGGGCTGCGCCACGTCGCGCACTCGAGGGTTGCCAGCGTCTCCGGGGGCGAGCGGAGGAGGGTGTCCATCGGCGTCGACCTCGTGCACGACCCggccgtgctgctgctggacgagcCCACGTCCGGGCTCGACTCCGGCTCCGCGCTGCACATTGTCAAGATGCTCAGGGACATGGCCACCGCGCACGGCAAGACCGTCGTGCTCACCATCCACCAGCCCGGCTTCCGCATCCTCGAGCTGCTCGACCGCGTCGTCCTCCTCGCCGACGGCGCCGTCCGGCACCACGGCTCCCTGCCGTTCCTCGAGGCCCGCCTCGCCGGCTCCGGCCACTCCATCCCCGCCCACGTCAACGTCCTCGAGTACGCCATGGAGACCATCGACACCCTCAAGCCGGACGTCGTCATCGCCACCGCGCTCACATACCAAGATGTTGCCGCGCCGGtgccctcgccctcgtcctcgtcAGCGCGCCGCGCGGCGTACGCCaactcggcggcggcggaggtttgCATCCTGTCGGGGCGCTTCGTGAAGACGGTGCTGCGGACGCCGCAGCTGTTCGCGGCGCGAATGGTGCAGTCGGCGGTGGTCGGAGTGTTCCTCGGCACGATCTTCCTGGGCACCACCGACCTGCAGTCCCGGCTGGGCTTCTTCGCCTTCAACCTCACCTTCGTGCTCTCCTCCACCACCGAGGGCCTCCCGGTGTTCCTCCAGGAGCGCCGCATCCTGGAAAGGGAGACCACCCGGGGCGCGTACCGCGTGTCCTCCTACGTCGCCTCCAACGCCGCCGTGTTCCTCCCTTTCCTCCTCGCCGCGGCGCTCCTCTACGCGACGCCCGTGTACTGGCTCGTCGGCCTGGCGCGCGAGCCAGCCAGCTTCGCCTACTTCGCGCTCGTCATCTGGCTCGTCATGCTCACCGCCAACTCATTCACCGCCTGCCTCAGCGCGCTGGCGCCCAACTACATCGTCGGCAACTCCCTCATCGCCGGCTTCATCGGCTGCTTCTTCCTCTTCTCCGGCTACTTCGTGGCGAGCAAGGACATCCCGCAGTACTGGGTGTTCATGCACTACATCAGCCTGTTCAAGTACCCCTTCGAGGCCCTCATCGTGAACGAgtacggcggcgcgcgcggcgggcAGGAGTGCCTCGCCTCGGCCCCCGGCGGCGGcatgtgcgtcctcgacggcaccaTGCTGCTGCGGCAGCAGGGGATGCGGGAGAGCATGAGGTGGAGCAACCTGGGAGTCATGCTCGGGTTCGTGGTCGGGTACAGGGTGCTCTGCTTCGTGTTCCTGTGGTACAGGTGCCACCGCATGAGGAGGTGA